The genomic DNA TTTTTTGCACTTTTAATTTTTTCTATAATTTTTAATTTTTTTATTTTTTTTACTAATAATACAAAATAATACATTATATCTTTCTTATATGGATAAATCATATTTTTATAAGAATCCATTTTCATAGTAAGCATATCATAGTGTGCTCTATATTTAAAAAACTTCATTCTTTTACCTTGAGTATCTATTATCCTAATTTTATCTTTTTCAATTAAAAAATTTCCAGGATTAAAATCACCATGATAAAACCCTAACTTATGTATATTTTTCATTAACATAATTATTTTATCTAAATATCTTCTATCTTCTTTTCCATTTATATTTTCCATAATCAAACAAGAATAACATATCATTCCGTGCTTTCTCTTTACTATAGCTAAATAAGGATTTACGAAATTAGTTAATCCATAGTAGTTTCTCAAAAAATTTAAATTAATTAAAGTTGTAACACACTCTCCTTTTTTAAAAAGTGTCATAATTTTTCTTTGAGGAATTATTACTTCATTTCTCGGTTCTTTAAAAACATAAGATCTATTTAATATTTTCACAATGGATACAAAATTTCTTTTTGTATCTTTTAAAATTTTTTCTATTAAATAATCTTTTTCAATAATTTTTTTTCCAACTTCTAAATATTTTTCATCAAAATAGAATATATCATATCCTTTGTACTTTTTCTTAAATAATATTTTCATCATCTCATTTCCTCTATAAAATTCTTTTTTTTATTTGTTCCATGTATTTATTTTTTAATTTTATATTATCAATATCTTTCGTTATTATCCCGCTCACTTCATTTACACTTTTGTATAAAATATCTATCTTAGTTTTTGCTCTATGTAAATACCATTCATATTCAATATCCATATGACCAATATCTATAGCTTGATATCCATTTAAGCATAGATCATAAGCTAACACTGTAGCTGTTGGACCTAAAGCAATCAATATCAATGTTTCCTTTGGGATATTCATTAAAACTTCTTCTAATACTTCATTATATTTAGAAAAACTATTTTTTGAAGGAAGTAAAAATCTACTAATACTATTTGTACCTTTTAGTAATGAATTTCCTAGTCCAAATCTCGTATTCTCACCCTCTATGATTAAAATATCTTTTTTCTCAAAATATTTAATTAATTTTTCTATTATATTAATATTTTTATCTTTTTGAGTATACGGCATATAAAATCTTGTTATCATAGAATCATAATAAATTTTATTTGGATCCAAAACTCTATCTAAATATTTTTTTGACTGAAAGTAAAACTTACTCCAATAATATCCTTCTCCTCTCGTTAAATCATCTACTTTAATTAAAGGACTTGGAATTGCAACCAAATGTTTTTTTAAGTTTGACTTTAATATTTCATTTAATCTTTTTGAAATTTCTATATCAAAATCCTGAAAATTTATCCCCTTACTTTTGTATACTAGCGAAAACTCTCCATCACCATATCTACTAATAGAGTATCCCTGTATAATCTTATTTATAGTTTCCTCTTTATTTAATATACAATATCTATAATTGTTCACATACTTATTCTTTTCAAGTAAATACTTGTTTAATCTCCAATATAAATTCTTTTTTATATTCTTTAATATTCTTATTCTCATTACTTTCCCCCACCAATACTATTAAATTTAATCGTTGACATTATATATATACTACATGCTAAATTATAACAGATTTTCAAACTGTTTTCACGCTTTTTATATAATATAAAGGCACATACTTCAAAATTATGGTATAATTTTTTATAATAGATAATACATTTAGTAACAATCCATAACTTTATCTCGTAATTAATGTTTAAAACTTTATATCTTATTATAAAAATATTTACATATTAAGATACCATAAAAACTATGTAAAAGAGGTGCTTTTATGTACAAAGTAAAATTTATATATAATCCAAACTCAGGAGAAGGAGCTGTAGCAAAAGTTCTTGATACAATTATAGAAAAATATCAAAATAAAGATTTTATAATTATTCCTTTCCGTATAACAAAATTTAAAAACATTGATAAAGCATTTGAAGAAGATATGTCCATTTATCACCACATTTTAATAGCTGGTGGAGATGGCACTTTAAATCAAGTTATAAATATTATGAAAAATAAAAACATTGATATTCCAATAGCTATTTTACCCCTTGGAACAGCAAATGATTTTGCAAAACATTTAGAACTTCCAGAAAATGTAGAAGATGCATGTGATTGTATATTAAATGGTAAAATTCACGAAATAGATCTTGGAAAAGCAAATGATAAATATTTTATAAATGTTTTTAGCTTTGGACTTTTTACTGATGTATCTCAAAAAACAAATACACATTTAAAAAATACAATAGGAAAACTTGCATATTACTTTAATGGAATAAAAGAAATTCCAACTTTTAAAAAAATGAATGTCAGAGTAAAATCTGATTCTTTTTCTTATTCTGGGACAGCTATTATATTTTTTGTATTTAATGGAAAAACTGCTGGAAATATAAATATTGCATATAAAAGTGAAATTACAGATGGACTATTAGATATCATTATTATAAAAGGCGAAAATATAAAATCTACTATTTTATCAGTATTTGAATTTTTAAGAGGTGAACATTTAGAAGACCCAAAGGACATCATACATGTAAAAAGTGATTCATTTGACATTAAATATACTGATCCTCTAATAAACACAGATATTGATGGTGAACCAGGTCCAGTATCTCCTATCCATATTTCATGTATAAAACGCGGATTAAAGATTATATACTAAGAAGGGAGCAGATTATGAATGCATATGATATTTCTTATAACTCATTAGAAACTTTTACTAAAGATTTAGATCCTAAAAATCTAAAAAAATTATATGATCTTGGAATTAAAAATCTTCATGATCTGTTTTACTATTTTCCAAGAGCATATGATGATCGTACTAATATCATGAAAATTGGAGACCTAAGAGGTGAAGAATATGTTGTATTAAAAGCAACTATTTTAAGTGTTGCTTCTCCACCTACTAAATCTGGGCTTAAAATGGTAAAAGCTAATGCTACTGATGGAAGTGGTATAATCGATTTAGTCTGGTTTCAAATGCCTTATTTAAGAAAAACATTAAAACCTGGTGAAGAATATATTTTTATTGGACAAATAAAAAGTGGATATAGATTTCAAATGGTTAATCCAGAATTTAAATTAAGTAGTAGCCAAAGAAAAATTTCAGAAGGTGAGATACTCCCAATATATAGTAGTAGCAAAGCTCTTCCACAAAATTCACTACGAAAAATTATTCACCACTTTATAAAAGTATATCTTCATATCTTTCAAGAAAATATACCCGAAGAAATTATAAGAGAGTATAATATTTTAGAAAGACGTGAGGCACTAAAACAAATCCATTTTCCAACTAATAATAAATTACTTGAAGAGGCTAAAAGAAGATTTGCTATAGAAGAACTTCTAATTTTAGAAATGGGAATTGTACAAAAAAGATTTCAATCAGAATACATATCTTCTGGTAACTATCATTTAGATGATAACAAAGCACTTGTAAAAAAATATCTAAGTACCCTTCCTTTTTCTCTTACAAATGCTCAAAAAAAAGTTATAACAGAAATTTATAAAGATTTAAATCAAGGTAAGATAGTAAATCGTTTAGTCCAAGGTGATGTTGGTAGTGGTAAAACAGTAGTTTCTATGGTTGTACTTCTCTATATGCTTGAAAATTCATATCAGGGTGTCCTTATGGCTCCTACTGAAATTTTAGCTGTTCAACATTATCTATCTATAAAGGATAAATTTGAAGCTTTAGGTGTCAGTGTAGAATTGTTAACAGGAAGTTTTACTGGAAAGAAAAAACAACAAATTCTTAAAAATATAGCCGATGGTAAAACTGGTATTGTTATTGGGACTCATGCTCTTATTGAGGAAAATGTTGTTTTTAAAAAATTAGGAATGATAGTTATTGATGAGCAACACCGTTTTGGCGTTATTCAAAGAAAAACCCTAAGAGATAAAGGCGTTTTAGCAAATCTTATTGTTATGAGTGCTACACCTATTCCTAGATCACTAGCTCTTAGTATCTATGGTGACTTAGATGTATCTATTATTGACGAACTTCCTCCTGGGCGAAAACCCATTAAAACAAAATGGATATCTACAGATTCAGATATTAAAATCATGTATGATTTTATTAGAAAAAAACTTTCGCAAGGACGTCAAGCATATTTTGTAGCTCCTCTTATTGAGGAAAGTGAAAAACTTTCTGCAAAGTCTGTTGAAGAACTTCAACATGAAGTTTCATCTTATTTGCCTAACTTTAAAATTGGTGTATTACATGGTAAACTTAAAAATAATGAAAAAGATGAGGTTATGAAACAATTTAAAAACCATGAGTTTGATATTCTTGTTGCTACTACTGTAATTGAAGTAGGAGTAGATGTCCCAAACTCTTCAATTATTGTTATTAGTGATGCCCAACGATTTGGACTTTCTGCTCTTCATCAATTAAGAGGTAGGGTTGGAAGAGGAAGTTATCAATCTTATTGTTTTTTAATTTCTAAAACAGATAATGATACATCAAAAGCTAGACTTCAAATTATGGAAGAAACTGAAGATGGTTTTAAAATAGCTGAAGAAGATTTAAGACTTAGAAAATCTGGAGAAATTTTTGGAACAAAACAAAGTGGATTAAGTGACTTGAAATTTGTAGATATTGTACACGATATTAAAACTATAAAATTAGTTAAAGAGATTTCATATAGATATTTGCAAAGACATAAAGGTCAAATTGATAATGTTTTTCTTAATAAAGACATAGCTGAAAAATTTAAAGAAAGCTAGAAAACGTGAGAAAAATATGTTAGAATGAAGAGTAAAATAATTTTATATGGAGGATGAAATGAGATTCAGTAAGAGTTATATAAAAACACTTAAAGAAACTCCAAAAGAAGCTGAAATAGCAAGTCATCAACTTCTTTTGAGAGCTGGAATGATCAAAAAACTTACTAGTGGTGTTTATACATACCTACCTTTAGGATTAAAGGCTTTAAAAAAAGTTGAAAATATTGTTAGAAGAGAAATGGATAGAGCTGGAGCACAAGAGATTTTCATGCCTGTACTTCAACCTGCTGAACTTTGGAAAGAAAGTGGAAGATGGGATGTTATGGGACCTCTTATGATGAAGCTTCAAGATAGAGCTAAAAGAGATTTTGTCCTTGGACCAACTCATGAAGAAGTTGTAACTGACTTAGTTAGAAATGATATTTCTTCATATAAACATTTACCAGTAACTTTATACCAAATTCAAACAAAATTTAGAGATGAAATTAGACCTAGATTTGGACTTATGAGAGGGAGAGAATTTATCATGAAAGATGGATATTCTTTCCATGCAACTCAAGAATCTTTAGATCAAGAGTTTGATAATATGGAAGCTACTTACAAAAGAATTTTTTCTAGTTGTGGTTTAAAATTTAGACCTGTTGAGGCAGATTCTGGAGCTATTGGTGGAAGCGGATCAAAAGAATTCCATGTTTTAGCTGATTCTGGAGAAGATGAAATCATATACTGTGAAGAATGTGACTATGCTGCAAATGTTGAAACTGCTATTAGTGAAGTTAAATATCTAGAAGCAGAAGAATTAAAAGAAACTCAACTAATTGATACTCCTAATGTATCTAAAATTGAAGATGTAGTTGAGTATTTAAAAGTTCCTGTTGAAAAAACAGTAAAAGCTATGATGTATAAAGACTTAGGAACTGATGATATTTATATGGTTCTTATTAGAGGAGACTACGAAGTTAACGAAACTAAATTAGTAAATGCAATTGGAGCTATTGATGTTGCTCTTTTAACTGATGAAGAACTTGAAAAAACTGGACTTGTAAAAGGATTTATTGGTCCATTTGGAATAGAACTAAATAACATTAAAATAGTAGCAGATGACTCTATTCCTAAATTAACTAACCACACTGCAGGTGGAAACAAAAAAGATACTCACTTTATCAATGTAAACTTTGGTAGAGATTATAAAGCAGATATCATAAAAGATGTAAAAACTGTAAGACCTGGCCATGTTTGTGCTAAATGTGGTGGAAAACTTTCTTCTGCAAGAGGTATTGAAGTTGGACATATATTTAAATTAGGTACTAAATATTCTAATGCTCTAGGAGCTACTTATGTAGATGAAAATGGAAAAACTTCTCCTATAATTATGGGATGTTATGGAATAGGAGTTTCAAGAACTCTTGCATCTGCAATTGAACAAAATAATGATGAGTATGGAATTATTTGGCCTTCAGCTATTGCTCCTTATATTGTAGATGTAATACCAGCAAATATTAAATCTGCAGAACAAGTCAAATTAGCTGAGTCTATATACAATGAACTTCTTGAAAATAATATAGACACCATGATTGATGATAGAGATGAAAGACCAGGATTTAAATTCAAAGATGCTGACTTAATCGGATTCCCATTTAAAATAGTTTGTGGAAAAAAAGCAGCTGAAAATATTGTAGAATTAAAAATCAGAAAAACTGGTGAAACTATTGAAATCAATAAAACTGAAGTGGTAGATAAAATAAAAGAACTTATGAAACAATATTAATTGTAAGTCCTAAATATAAAATATCAAAGTACACTTACAAAAGTGTACTTTTTTATTCTATATTATCAAAAGTTGTAAAATAGTATCAAACATATTGATTAAGTATATGTAGTATAATTTCATTACACGTTTTATAAACAATGCTTGTTTTACGTAATAGATTATATAAAATATATATTACTTTTATTTTTTTATTTAATATAAAGAATAATCTTAGTTCTTAAATAGAACTTATTTTTTTATATTTGAACTAAAAAATATAAAAAAGATTAAATAAAGAACTTTTTGAATGCTTATAACCTGAATTTTAAATTAAATTATATTATAATTGTATCATATTAATATCAATTATATATATCCTGAATCATTGACATTTTACTTATATATATGTATATTCATAGTAAGGGAATTAGGTTCTACTTAAAAATTTAGGAGGTTTTTTATGTTTGAATACTCATTTAATATGGCTGAAACATTGGCTATCGCAGTAGTTATATTGTTATTGGGAAGATTTATTAAAAGAAAAGTTGCTTTTTTTGAAAAATTTTTCATTCCAGCTCCTGTTATCGGGGGAGTGCTTTTTTCGCTAGTGTTACTTGTAGGGCATTCAACTGGAACTTTTAGTGTAACTTTCGACGGGGTTTTAAAAGATTTTTTGATGATAATTTTCTTCACAACTATTGGATTTTCGGCAAGTCTGGAATTATTAAAAAAGGGTGGAGTTGGAGTGGCACTTTTCCTTGTTTGTGCTACAATTTTAGTTATTCTACAAGACGTTGTAGGGGTCTACTTAGCTAAATTCTTTGGACTTCATCCTTATATCGGACTTGCAGCTGGATCAATTCCTTTAACAGGTGGACATGGTACATCTGGAGCATTCGGTCGTGTGTTAGAAGATGCTGGAGCTACTGGAGCTTTATCTGTTTCAATAGCTTGTGCAACATTTGGTCTTGTTGCTGGATGTTTAATTGGAGGTCCAGTAGGAAGAAGACTTTTAACTAAATTTAACTTGAAAGCTAAAGAGGAAGACAAACCTGATACTGATGATCTTTTAGATATGGAAGCTAAACTTCCTGTTACTGAAAAATCTCTATTTGATGGTGTTGTGGTTATTGCTATTTCAATAGGAATCGGTACATACATTCCAATAATTGCTAAAAGATATGGATTAATTCTACCACCTTATATAGGTTCTATGCTTGTTGCAGCAATAATCAGAAATATAACTGATATGAGAAAAGTAATTCTTCCAATGAGAGAAATATCTATTATAGGAAATATATCTCTTTCTCTTTTCTTAGCTATGGCTCTTATGTCATTAAGATTATGGGATCTTGTAGCACTTGCATTCCCACTTATTGTTATTCTTTTAGTACAAACTGTAATGATGGGATTATTTGCATATTTTGTAACTTTCAATATAATGGGTAGAGATTATGATGCGGCAGTTCTTGCTACTGGACACTGTGGATTTGGTCTTGGAGCTACTCCTAACGCTATGGCAAACATGGAAAGTTTTGCTAATACTACAGGTTTCTCTGCTAAAGCATTCTTTATTCTACCATTAGTTGGATCATTGTTTATAGACTTTATAAATGCATCAATCATAACATACTTCATTAATGCATTTAAATAATAACTGAACTTAATTCCAGGGGGGATACATGAATGATAAATAAATATAATATAGGAGTTTTCGATTCCGGAGTTGGAGGTACTACTGTTCTTAAAGAAATTTTAGAACTACTTCCAAATGAAAATATCCTTTACTATGGTGATAGTGGAAATTCCCCCTATGGAGAAAAAAAAACAGAAGAGATACAGCAGTTGTGTAAAAAAATTGTACAGTTTTTTATAGATCATAATTGTAAAACTGTAGTTATTGCATGTAATACAGCAACTGCTGCTGCTCTTCAATACTTACAACATCAATTTGATATCCCTATAATTGGTGTTATAACTGCTGGAGCAAAAACAGCTATCAAAATTACTAAAAATAATTCAATTAATATTTTATCAACT from Fusobacterium hominis includes the following:
- a CDS encoding lipopolysaccharide core heptose(II) kinase RfaY, which codes for MKILFKKKYKGYDIFYFDEKYLEVGKKIIEKDYLIEKILKDTKRNFVSIVKILNRSYVFKEPRNEVIIPQRKIMTLFKKGECVTTLINLNFLRNYYGLTNFVNPYLAIVKRKHGMICYSCLIMENINGKEDRRYLDKIIMLMKNIHKLGFYHGDFNPGNFLIEKDKIRIIDTQGKRMKFFKYRAHYDMLTMKMDSYKNMIYPYKKDIMYYFVLLVKKIKKLKIIEKIKSAKKNLRERGWKI
- a CDS encoding GT-D fold domain-containing glycosyltransferase is translated as MRIRILKNIKKNLYWRLNKYLLEKNKYVNNYRYCILNKEETINKIIQGYSISRYGDGEFSLVYKSKGINFQDFDIEISKRLNEILKSNLKKHLVAIPSPLIKVDDLTRGEGYYWSKFYFQSKKYLDRVLDPNKIYYDSMITRFYMPYTQKDKNINIIEKLIKYFEKKDILIIEGENTRFGLGNSLLKGTNSISRFLLPSKNSFSKYNEVLEEVLMNIPKETLILIALGPTATVLAYDLCLNGYQAIDIGHMDIEYEWYLHRAKTKIDILYKSVNEVSGIITKDIDNIKLKNKYMEQIKKRIL
- a CDS encoding YegS/Rv2252/BmrU family lipid kinase; protein product: MYKVKFIYNPNSGEGAVAKVLDTIIEKYQNKDFIIIPFRITKFKNIDKAFEEDMSIYHHILIAGGDGTLNQVINIMKNKNIDIPIAILPLGTANDFAKHLELPENVEDACDCILNGKIHEIDLGKANDKYFINVFSFGLFTDVSQKTNTHLKNTIGKLAYYFNGIKEIPTFKKMNVRVKSDSFSYSGTAIIFFVFNGKTAGNINIAYKSEITDGLLDIIIIKGENIKSTILSVFEFLRGEHLEDPKDIIHVKSDSFDIKYTDPLINTDIDGEPGPVSPIHISCIKRGLKIIY
- the recG gene encoding ATP-dependent DNA helicase RecG; this encodes MMNAYDISYNSLETFTKDLDPKNLKKLYDLGIKNLHDLFYYFPRAYDDRTNIMKIGDLRGEEYVVLKATILSVASPPTKSGLKMVKANATDGSGIIDLVWFQMPYLRKTLKPGEEYIFIGQIKSGYRFQMVNPEFKLSSSQRKISEGEILPIYSSSKALPQNSLRKIIHHFIKVYLHIFQENIPEEIIREYNILERREALKQIHFPTNNKLLEEAKRRFAIEELLILEMGIVQKRFQSEYISSGNYHLDDNKALVKKYLSTLPFSLTNAQKKVITEIYKDLNQGKIVNRLVQGDVGSGKTVVSMVVLLYMLENSYQGVLMAPTEILAVQHYLSIKDKFEALGVSVELLTGSFTGKKKQQILKNIADGKTGIVIGTHALIEENVVFKKLGMIVIDEQHRFGVIQRKTLRDKGVLANLIVMSATPIPRSLALSIYGDLDVSIIDELPPGRKPIKTKWISTDSDIKIMYDFIRKKLSQGRQAYFVAPLIEESEKLSAKSVEELQHEVSSYLPNFKIGVLHGKLKNNEKDEVMKQFKNHEFDILVATTVIEVGVDVPNSSIIVISDAQRFGLSALHQLRGRVGRGSYQSYCFLISKTDNDTSKARLQIMEETEDGFKIAEEDLRLRKSGEIFGTKQSGLSDLKFVDIVHDIKTIKLVKEISYRYLQRHKGQIDNVFLNKDIAEKFKES
- a CDS encoding proline--tRNA ligase; the protein is MRFSKSYIKTLKETPKEAEIASHQLLLRAGMIKKLTSGVYTYLPLGLKALKKVENIVRREMDRAGAQEIFMPVLQPAELWKESGRWDVMGPLMMKLQDRAKRDFVLGPTHEEVVTDLVRNDISSYKHLPVTLYQIQTKFRDEIRPRFGLMRGREFIMKDGYSFHATQESLDQEFDNMEATYKRIFSSCGLKFRPVEADSGAIGGSGSKEFHVLADSGEDEIIYCEECDYAANVETAISEVKYLEAEELKETQLIDTPNVSKIEDVVEYLKVPVEKTVKAMMYKDLGTDDIYMVLIRGDYEVNETKLVNAIGAIDVALLTDEELEKTGLVKGFIGPFGIELNNIKIVADDSIPKLTNHTAGGNKKDTHFINVNFGRDYKADIIKDVKTVRPGHVCAKCGGKLSSARGIEVGHIFKLGTKYSNALGATYVDENGKTSPIIMGCYGIGVSRTLASAIEQNNDEYGIIWPSAIAPYIVDVIPANIKSAEQVKLAESIYNELLENNIDTMIDDRDERPGFKFKDADLIGFPFKIVCGKKAAENIVELKIRKTGETIEINKTEVVDKIKELMKQY
- the gltS gene encoding sodium/glutamate symporter — encoded protein: MFEYSFNMAETLAIAVVILLLGRFIKRKVAFFEKFFIPAPVIGGVLFSLVLLVGHSTGTFSVTFDGVLKDFLMIIFFTTIGFSASLELLKKGGVGVALFLVCATILVILQDVVGVYLAKFFGLHPYIGLAAGSIPLTGGHGTSGAFGRVLEDAGATGALSVSIACATFGLVAGCLIGGPVGRRLLTKFNLKAKEEDKPDTDDLLDMEAKLPVTEKSLFDGVVVIAISIGIGTYIPIIAKRYGLILPPYIGSMLVAAIIRNITDMRKVILPMREISIIGNISLSLFLAMALMSLRLWDLVALAFPLIVILLVQTVMMGLFAYFVTFNIMGRDYDAAVLATGHCGFGLGATPNAMANMESFANTTGFSAKAFFILPLVGSLFIDFINASIITYFINAFK